The sequence AGATAAAGTAAAAAATGTTGTCATATCCATCCCAAGATTAGATACTAATTCCTGAAGTTGTGCTTTTAGTTCCTCGTCCATACGCATTGTCACATTTGTAGCAGCCATAATATCAACCTCCTTTAAGATTATACTAACACAACATAATAACATTGTCAATACATTATATGTAATTTGCAATGATTTTATACAACCATTTCAAGCTCAAATCTTTTTCAATGGTTTTTTGCCAAAATTCGACACTCTTTATATAAAGACTGTATAATTTAGATACCAAGGTTCTTAGTCGATATGCAATCTTAGATTGCTCAATATTTTACTCCGTAAATCGATATGTTTTTGCTATGCTCAAACTCGATATGATATAAATTCCTTCATCTCGTCCCAAAGAGACATATCACATCGAAGATATATCGCGTACAAAATACATATTGCAAATTCCGTCAGGAATTTATATCGCTGATGAATTCACACAGTGAATTCATCATAAAACAAAAATTGCGATATACTAAAAATCTCTTATAAGATTTTTAGCGATAAATTTAATCGCTCTGCAATTAAATTTATTATATCACAAGAAATTTCCCAAATCAACAAGGATGGAATAAAATTCTATTTATATATAAAGTATATACTAAGCATACAATAGAGAGGTTTTTCATTGACAATTTTTATAAAATATATTATACTTAAAAGAAATTTTTAACTGGGAGTGGACTTATGGATTACAAAGATTTAGCTCAAATTTTATTTCCTGATATAAATCTGACAATGGAAGATTATGAAAAAAAATATCCTGAAAGAAATTTAAAAGAGGGAGCAAAGGTTACAAGAATTGCACCAAGCCCTACCGGTTTTATGCATCTTGGTAATTTATTCGGTGCGATTACCGATGAAAGACTTGCTCATCTTTCAGACGGGGTGTTTTTCTTAAGAATAGAAGATACTGACTTAAAAAGACAGGTTGAGGGCGGAGTTGAAACCATTATAAAAGTGTTTGAACAGTTCGGCCTTAATTTTGATGAAGGGGTTACATTAGACGGAGAAAAGGGCGATTACGGGCCATACCGTCAAAGACAAAGAGAAAAGATTTACAAAACATATGCAAAGCATCTTGTATCACAGGGCCTTGCATACCCTTGTTTTTGCACTGAAGAAGAACTTGAAGAAATGAGAAAAACTCAGGAAGCAAACAAGGAAAACTTCGGATATTACGGAAAATATGCAAAATACAGAAACTTTCCGTTAGAAGAAGCAGCAAAAAAAGTTCAAAACGGTGAACCTTATGTTTTAAGATTCAAATCTTTCGGGAACCCTGAAAACAAGGTAAAACACACTGACCTTATAAAAGGGCTTATAGAAATGCCTGAGAATGACCAGGATATAGTTTTACTTAAATCAGACGGTATTCCTACCTATCATTTTGCACATGTAATTGACGATCACCTTATGAGAACAACAATAGTTGTAAGGGGCGAAGAATGGCTTGCAACACTTCCTATCCACCTTCAGTTATTTGATACATTAGGGTTTAAAAAGCCTAAGTTTGCACACACTGCACAACTTATGAAGATGGACGGAGAAAGCAAGAGAAAACTTTCAAAAAGAAAAGACCCTGAACTTGCGCTTTCATATTACAGCGAAGTTGGCTATCCTGTTCCGTCAGTTATTGAATATCTGCTTACTCTTCTTAACTCAAACTTTGAAGAGTGGAGAATTGCAAACCCTAACGAGCCATACACCAAATTTAATTTTACAACCAAAAAGATGAGTGTATCAGGCTCACTGTTTGACATAAACAAATTAAGAGATGTAAGTAAAAACGTAGTTGCAACTATGGATGCAAAAGAAGTTTATGATTATGTTACAGGCTGGGCAAAAGAATATGACAAAGACTTTTACGAACTTCTTACAAGAGACGAAAAATACACAACTGACATTTTAAATATAGGCAGAGGCGGAAAAAAACCTCGTAAAGACATTGCAGTATGGAGTGAAGTTAAAGACTATATGGGCTTCTTCTTTGACGAACTGTTTGACGAAGAGTATGATTTCCCACAGAATATATCAAAAGAAGATATAGCCTTAGTTCTTTCAGAGTACAAAAATTCATATAAAGAACGAGAAGATATGAACGACTGGTTTAATGACATATGCGAAGTAGGAAGCAAATTAGGTTTTGCACCTACCACTAAAGATTACAAGGAAAACCCTGAAAAATACAAGGGAAACCCTGGGGATGTAAGCCAGATTATAAGGGTTGCCATGACAGGCAGACAAAATTCTCCAGACTTATATTCAGTTATGAATATTTTAGGGTATGATAAAGTTATAAATCGTCTTGAAAAAGCAGTTAAGGGGGTTAAATAAATGGAAGAAATGAGTTCAAACTTTATACACGAAATAATTGACGAAGATTTAAGTAAAAATCCTGAACTTAAAATTCACACCCGTTTTCCGCCTGAGCCTAATGGTTATCTTCATATAGGAAGTGCGAAAGCAATTTATATAAATTATATGACTGCGAAAAAATATAACGGGCTTTTCAACTTAAGATATGACGACACCAACCCTGCAAAAGAGGATGACGAATATGTTAATTCCATCCGTGAAGATCTTGAATGGTTAGGTGCAACACCCGAAGGTGGAATATTCTACGGAAGCGATTATTTTGATAAATGCTATGAATATGCCATAAAACTTATAAAAGACAAAAAAGCATATGTTTGCAACTTATCGGCTGACGAAATGAGAGAATACAGAGGAACTCTTACAGAGCCAGGTAAAAACAGTCCGTACAGAGAAAGAAGCGTTGAAGAAAACCTTAAACTGTTTGAAGAAATGAAAGAGGGTAAATTCAAAGAGGGCGAATGTACACTAAGAGCAAAAATTGATATGGCATCCCCTAATATGAATTTAAGAGACCCTGCGATATACAGAATAACATATAAAAACCATCACAGACAGGGCGATAAATGGTGCATTTATCCTTTATACGACTTTGCTCATCCTATTCAGGACGCATTAGAGGGGATAACCCATTCTCTATGCTCTTTGGAATTTGAAAATCACAGACCGTTATACGACTGGGTTATTGATAATATCGGTTTTACCAAAAAACCTCATCAATACGAATTTGCAAGACTTAATGTGTCAAATACTGTTATGAGTAAAAGATATTTAAGAGAACTTGTGTTTGACAATTATGTTGACGGATGGGACGACCCTCGTATGCCTACCCTTTGCGGTTTAAGAAGAAGAGGTTACACTCCGTCTTCCATTTTTGAATTTGTTAAAAGAGCAGGGATATCAAAGGCATACAGTTTAGTTGATATAAGACTTTTAGAGCATTGTATAAGAGAAGAATTAAATTTAACTGCTCCAAGAAAAATAGCAGTTTTAGAGCCTCTAAAGGTTACTATAACAAACTATGACGAAGACAAGGTTGAATACTTTGAAGTGTCAAACAACCCTAACGATGAAAGCGCAGGGACAAGAAAAGTTCCTTTTACAAACACTATTTATGTTGAAAAAAGCGACTTTATGGAAGAACCTGTTGCAAAATTCCACAGATTAAAGCCTGACGGTGAAGTTCGTCTTATGGGTGCATATATTATAAAACTTAATGAGATTATAAAAGACGAAAACGGAGAAGTTATCGAACTTAAATGCACAGCAGACTTAGAAACAGGCGGAAAAAACCCTGCAGACGGAAGAAAGATAAAGGGTACAATTCATTGGGTAAGCAGTAAATTTGCCATTGATTCTGAAATAAGAATTTATGATAATCTGTTTACTAAAGAAAATTTAATTGAACTTGATGATGATGACAGTTATCTTAACTATCTTAACCCTGAATCACTTAAAGTGTTAAAAGGCTGTAAATTAGAACCGTCCTTAAATGATGTCAATAAAGGCGAAAGATTCCAGTTTGTAAGAAACGGATATTTTACCAAGGATACAAAAAATGATAATGTATTTATAAGAATTACAAATCTTAAAGACAGTTTTAAGCCTCAGCAATAATATAACTTGACTTTAAAAAATAAATAATATAAAATAAGAATATAACAAAATATTAAGGAGGAATTTAAAAATGAACGTTCCATTAAAAGTTGACTTAAAAGATAAAGTTGCTGTTGTTACAGGTGGCGGCGGAATTCTATGTGCTGTTATGGCAAAGGCTATTGCGGCATGTGGTGCAAAAGTTGCTATCTTAGACTTAAGAGAAGAAGCAGCACAGAAAGTTGCTGATGAAATTACTGCTGAAGGCGGCGTTGCTATCGGCGTTGCATGTAACGTATTATCTACTGAAGCATGTGAAGCTGCAAAAGCTATTGTTAACGAAAAACTTGGCAGTGTTGATATCTTAATAAACGGTGCAGGCGGTAACCACCCAAGAGGTAACACTACTAACGAATATTATTCAAAAGCAGATGTTATGAACCCTGATGTTATTTCTTTCTATGATTTAAGCCCTGAAAACATTCAGTTTGTTTTCAACTTAAATTTTGTTGGTACATTGATTCCTACACAGGTATTCTCTAAAGATATGGTTGATAAAGATGATGCTTCTATCATCAACATTTCTTCAATGAGTGCTTACTCTCCACTTACAAAAGTTTCTGCATACAGTGCTGCAAAGGCTGCTATCTCTAACTTTACTCAGTGGTTAGCAACTCACTTCTCAACAACTAATATCAGAGTTAATGCTATTGCTCCTGGTTTCTTTGTTACAGCACAGAACAGAGATTTACTTAAAAACCCTGACGGTAGCTGGACTGCAAGAAGTGAAAAAATCTTAGCAGGAACACCTATGAAGAGAATGGGTGAAGCTGAAGAATTACTTGGCGGATTATTATTCTTACTTTGCAAAGAAGCTTCAGGATTTATTAACGGTATTATCCTTCCTATCGACGGTGGATTTAACGCATACTGTGGAGTATAATTTGTAAATTTTTTAAACTACATATTAAAAGCCGAAAACGAATTTTCGTTTTCGGCTTTTTAAATCTTTGATATAATCTTATCTATAATTTTAACTGTTGTATCTTTTATATTTTCCTCTTTTTCGACTTTTTGCGACAAAGAGCAACATTCTTTATAGACAGGATGCCTTCTTTCTATAATTTCAAACAGTTTGTTTTTGTCATCCTTTAAAAGTGGGCGTGTAGTATCCCCTTTTATTCGGTTAAACAAAATATCTTTATTAACATCAATATAAACTATTATATTTTCTTCTTTATTTATACTGTTTAAATTAAAATACTCAGCAAGTCCTCCACCTGTTGAAATTACTCTCCCCTTATTTTTAATTGATTCTAAAAATACTTCCCTTTCTTTTTCTCTGAAATATTTTTCTCCCTTTTTCTCAAAGATTTCATTTATTGTCATTCCCTCTTTTTCGGCTATTAACTGGTCTATGTCAATAAACTGCATATTAAATATTTTTGCTATTTCCCGGGAAATTGATGTTTTGCCCGAGGCTGGAGCGCCTATTAAAATAATGTTTTTATCAACTTTAAAAGGCGGGATATTTTCTTTTGCCTTATTTAAAACTTTTAAAAATTCATCTTCGCTTAAGGTTATGTCATTAAAAATTTCCTGTGCTTTTACTGCCTGTGCAACAAGCATATTAAGACCGCTTATCCCTTTATTTCCATAATACTCGGCTACTCTTAACATAAGAGTTTTATAAGGGTTATATATAACATCAAAAACGACGGATATGTTTTTTAATTTTTCCAAAGGAATAAAACTGTCAAAAACATTTGGATACATCCCAAGAGAAGTTCCGTTTATCATTACATCAAAATAATCTATATCTTCTTTTTTTATATATTTAGGTTTAACACCTGTTTTTAAAAAAACAAAGTTTATAAGTTCATAAATTTTATCCTTATTTCTTCCTGATATATATACATCGGCATCTTTTAATACTGCTTCAAGAACTATAAGGGTTGATACCCCTCCGTTTCCCAAAACTAAAACTTTCTTCCCTTTTAAGTTAACCGAATTTTTTAAAAGCGTATCATTAAAACCGTACACATCGGTATTATACCCTGCTTTAACATTATCTAAGATTTTTACAGTATTGCAGACATTATATAATTTCACTTCATCTGAACAAACATCAAGATATTTTATTATATCCTTTTTATAGGGAATGGTAACATTAAAACCGTCAAGATTAGTTAAAACTTCCTTAAAACTTTTATCAAGGTTATCGTTTTCAAGTAAAGAATACTTACCGTCTATATTTTTAATTTTTAATATTTCTTCATGAATTATCTTAGACATACTATGGCCAAGAGGCATACCTGTCAAACCGTATTTATACATTTTTTCACCTTTAATAATTACCTGTAATTTTTATTTCTTCAAAAAGATAACTTATTTTTTCAAGATGCGCCAAAGTGTTTTCGTTAAGCAAAGACCCCTCTATATCGACATAAAATCTGTATTCCCAGTTATGTGATTTTACAGGTCTTGATTCAATATTTGTTAAATTAAAAGAATTGTTGGAAAAATCGCCAAGCACTCTTGCAAGGCTTCCCACTTTATGAGGTAAAGTAAAGACAAGGCTTATTTTCTGAGGGTTCCCCACAATTATTTTTTTCTTTGTTACTACAATAAAGCGTGTTTTGTTATCCTTAATATCAGATATATTTTCCTTTAAAACATTAAGATTATATAATTTTGCGTTAACTTTATTACAAATTGCACCTATTGAAGAATCTTTTAAATTTGAAACCTCAAAAGCTGAGAGCGCTGTATTTATCCCCTCTTCTTTAATATAACCGTTATCAGTTATAAACTTAGAGCATTGACAAAGTGCCTGAGGATGAGATTTAACCTTTTTTATATCCTCTAATTTCCCTATTCCAAGAAGACTGTGATCAATCTTAAGTTCACTGCTTTTTACTATTGTAAGGTCATTTTCATATATTAAATCATAGACCTCGCTAACGCTTCCTGCTGATAAATTTTCAAGAGGAAGAATTCCACAGTCTGCTTCTTTATCTATAATGCTTTTACACACATCATAAAAAGTGGTTTTATTTATATAACTTTTATCAGGAAACAATATTTTTGCCATTTCACTACCGTAAGACCCGTTTATTCCCTGATAGGCAACTTTGGTTATACCTTTTAAAAACTCGTCTTCGCCAATATGTAAAAAAGATGAATCAACCTTGTTTGCAGGGTTTAATTTCTGTTCCTGATATTTACAACTTATATCTATTAAATATTTAAAGAACTCTTTTGTTTCATCCTTAAACCAAACTTGGTCTTTAGTTCTTTCTTCTAAAATCAAGTTCTCTCTTTCCTCATTTTTTACAGGAAGATTATTTTCTTTTTTATATAGATAAACTTCGTGAACAAGTTCCATTCTTTTTAAAAAGAGATTCTTAAGTTCGCTGTCAACCTTATCTATTTCTTTTCTTAAATTATCAAGATTCATAATATCACCTATAATATACTGTCTAAAATTCCAAAGGCTGTAATCGCCTCTAATACCGGCATTGCCCTTAATGCTATAACAGGGTCATGACGCCCTTTTAATATAAGACTTTCTTTTTCTAAAGTTTCAAGGTTAACTGTTTGCTGCTCTTTAAATATAGACGGAGTTGGTTTAAAGGTTATTTTCATAACTATATTTTCCCCGTTGGTTATTCCACCGACTATTCCTCCGTTATTATTGGAAACTGTGCGAACTTCATTATCACATATTGTATACCCGTCATTAACCTTACTTCCGAAACTTTGTGAAAACTCTTCTCCTAAGCCAAACTCAACACTTTTTACTCCCGGGATGGCATATAAAAGGTTTGCAAGTTTACCCTCCATTCCTTCAAATAAAGGTCCGCCTACTCCCTTTTTCATATTGGTAACCATACATTCTATTTTAGCGCCCAGAGAATCTTTATTTTCCTTTGCTTCTTCTATTCTTTTTATAATTTTATCTTCTAAATTTAAAATAGTCATTTTCCCTGATTTAATTTTTATGATTTCATCATCGGTTGAAGATAAAAAACTTTTATCTTCTATATCCATAACCTTTAAAACATGAGAGAGAACATCTATCCCCTCTTTTTCTAAAATCTGCTTACATATACTGCCAAGAACGACTATTGGAGCAGTAAGTCTGCCTGAAAAATGGCCTCCACCCCTTATATCGTTAAACCCATTATACTTTATATATGCACTATAATCACTGTGGGACGGACGGGGTGTGTTTTTTAAATTTAAATAATCAGATGAATGAAAATCGCAGTTTCTTATAAGAACGCATAAAGGCGCACCTGTTGTATATCCGTTATATACTCCTGATATAATCTCAAAATTATCTGATTCATTACGAGAAGTTGATAAAGAATCATTCCCCGGCTTTCTTCTTAACACATCTTTATATATTTTTTCTTCATCTATTTTATGACCTGCAGGAAGATTAGTAATAACTCCCCCTATCATACTGCCATGAGATTCGCCAAATATTGTCATAGAAAGATTTTTAAGTGTTATACTACTCATTTATAAATTCTCCCTTTCCCCCAACTTTAAAGTAATCATTAAAAAATTCAGGATAAGATTTTTTAACCGCATCACAGCCTTTTATAACAGTTTCATCACACATAGTTGCCATAACTGATGCCGCCATAACAATTCTATGGTCATTAAAAGAGTTAACTGTTCCCCCTTTTAAATTATCACAATAATAAATCTTTAAAAAGTCTTCTCCCATATCAACCTTTACATTAAAAGATTCAAGCATTTTTACTGTTGATAAAATACGGTCAGATTCTTTTAATCTTAACCTACCTGCATTATATAGATTTGTTTCCCCTTTTGCAACTGCACCAAGCACTGAGAGGGCTGGCACAAGGTCAGGAATATCGGACACATCTATATTAATACCTTTAAGTGATGATTTTTTTACCCTTATAACATCGTTAGAAACACTAATATCTGCGCCCATTTTTTGTAAAATATCAACTATCTTAATATCTCCCTGACTGGAATTTAAGTTCATATCTTTTATTGTAATATCCCCAAAAATCGCACCTGCCGCAAGAAAAAACGCAGCCTGAGACCAGTCTTTTTCAACATTATAAGAAGATATTTTAGTTTTTCCTTTTTTAACTTTTATTATATTATCTTTAAAATACACTCTATGCCCGAAATCTTCAAGCACTTTTTTTGTTATATCAATATACGGTTTTGATTCTAACGGGGTGGTTATGTTTATTATTGTTTCTTCATTACATACAATGGAAGAAAGCATAAGCCCTGTTATAAATTGAGAACTTACATTGCCCTTCACATTAAATTCACGGCTTTTAAAAGTTCCTTTTGTTTTTAAGGGGAGATAGTCTTTACCCCTTTCATATTCTATACCGTTATTATCAAATATGCTAAAATAGTCATCCAAAGGGCGTTTTGGAAGTCTTCCCTCTCCTGTAAATTCACATTCTCTGTTAAGAGAAATGCATACAGGGATAAGAAATCTTAAGGTTGAGCCACTCTCTAATGCATTTATTAAAACGAAATTATTTAATTTAATATTTCCCTTTTTTATCTCTACTCTTTTATCACAATATTCTATATTTACCCCCAGTGCTTTTAAGGCGTTTATTGTTGCACAAATATCATCAGACATCTCAACATTGTTTATCACAATATCCCTGCCTGAGAGGGCAGAGCAAATAAGAGCACGGTGGGCAATGCTTTTTGAAGTGCAAAGGGGCACTTCGCCAAAAAGTTGTGATTTATACAGTTTAATTTGAGCCATATATTTCTCCAAATTCTTTGAATGTTTTTTTCTCTATTTTGCCATATCCTGTTTTTTCTACTGTTATTATATTTATAGAGTCTTTCAAGGCTTTTTTATCTTTCTTTACAGATTCTAGCAATACATTACAAGGTATATCCGTTTCATATGGCAGATTATATTTTGAAAGAAGATTTATAAGTTGGTTTTTTATATCATAATTTTTAGTTATAAGGCACATCCCTATTGCTACTGCTTCTCCGTGAGTTATACCCTTATAATTATAATATTTTTCTATTGCGTGGCCGAAAGTGTGGCCGAAGTTTAAAATCATTCTTTCATATTCTTCAAATTCGTCCGCTTCTACCACTTCTTTTTTTACATTTATTGCTCTTATAATAAATTCTTCTATATCTTCTTTAAAGTTTTGTGAGATACTTAGTTTTTCTATAAGAGTTTCATCTTTTATAAAACCTGCTTTAATAATTTCTGCCATACCACTTGAAATCTGCTTGTCATCAAGAGTGTCTAACAAAGAGATATCTGCAACTACAAGTTTTGGCTGTTTAAACGCTCCTACAAGGTTTTTGCCCTCTTTTAAATCTACCCCTGTCTTTCCGCCTATTGACGAATCAACTATTGAAAGAAGTGTTGTAGGAATCTGAACATAGTTTATTCCCCTTAAATATGTTGCGGCAACAAAACCTGATATATCCCCTGTAACCCCTCCGCCAAAGGCTAAGATAGTATCATCTCTTGTAATATTATTTTTTAAAAGTTCACTGTATATAAAGGATACAGTATCTAAAGTTTTATTTTCTTCCCCTGCAGGAATTGTTATGGTAGCATATTCTATATCAGAGTTATCAAGAATATTTAAAAGTGTATTAAGATGATATTTTTCAACATTCGTATCAGTTATAACAACTAATTTTTTTACTACCCCTGCCTCTTTTAAATATAAAGGCAGATTTTTTAATATATCCTTTCCTAACTTTATCTGATAAGAAGATGAAGAAAGGTTAATTTGTATAGTTTTCATCCTGCCACTCCTTTAATTTTCTTGCATTTTCAAGCAGTTTATATAAACTCTTGTCATCCTTTATAACAGCATTTTTTATCATACTTAATGTGTTTGTATATTCGTCTATCTGCTCTATCAATACATCCTTGTTAATTTTAAAAAGTTCTTCCCAGAGATCGGGATTAATTTTTGCAACCCTTGCCATATCCTTAAAACTTCCTGCATAAAAACCGTCGCACTCCTTAAATGCTTTTTGCATTACATATGCAACCGAAAGAATATGAGGAAGTTGGGAAGTAAAAGTTATCATTCTATCGTGATTTATATCGCTTGTTTTAACAATATTTGAAAATCCTGTCTTCTTAGCAAGATTTTCTATTTCTTTTAAGGCTTCCTTATCGGTATTTAAATTTTGGGCAATTAAAAATGATGCATTCTGAAAAAGAGTTTCTGATGCATTCAAAACTCCTCCTACCTCTTTACCTGCCATAGGATGCGCTGCTATAAAGCGAACGGTTTTATCCACATTATCTACTATATACTTTTTAACACCGCATAAATCGCATACTATTGCATTTTCCTTAAACTTATCCTTATTTTCGTTTATAAACTTAACCGTGTCATAAGGATAAAGCCCGATAAATATTATATCACATTCGCATAGTTTATGGCAAAAAGATTCATACACTCCGTCGCAAATATTGTTTTTTAAGATATATTCTCTTGTTTTTTCGCTTTTATCAAAGGCATAAACTGTATGGCTTGTATATTTTTTCAAAGCCATTCCCATTGAGCCACCTATAAGACCGAAGCCGACAATACCTATTGTTTTTAATGTCATATGGTTTTACCTTCTATTTGTGCAATTTTTGTTACTTTTGACATAAGTGTTCCGAATTCGTCAATGGTTAAAGACTGTGGCCCGTCGCAAAGTGCTTTTTTAGGGTCGTTATGAACTTCTATTATAAGCCCGTTTGCACCTGCTGCAACTGCTGCTTTTGCCATTGGCTCAACCATCCATGACATACCTGTTGCGTGAGACGGGTCAATAATAACAGGAAGATGAGTTAATCTTTTAAGAGCAGGAATTGCACTTAAATCAAGAGTATTTCTTGTGAATGTTTCAAAGGTTCTTATTCCTCTTTCGCAAAGGATGACATTACCGTTTCCCTCGCTCATAACATATTCTGCTGCCATCAGCAGTTCTTCTATTGTGTTGGAAAGACCTCTTTTTATTAAAATAGGTTTATTGAGTTTTCCCAACTGTTTTAAAAGTTCAAAGTTCTGCATATTTCTTGCGCCTACCTGAAGAATATCAACGAACTCAACAAACTCGTCAAGATGACTTGCAGACATAATTTCAGAAACGATCGGAAGCCCTGTTTCATCCTTTGCCTGTTTTAAAAGTTTAAGTCCGTCAAGCCCCATTCCCTGAAAGGCGTAAGGAGAGGTTCTTGGTTTATACGCTCCACCTCTTAAAAATTTTGCGCCCAATGATTTAACACCTTTTGCAATCTCGATAACCTGTTCCCTGCTCTCTACCGAACATGGCCCTGCAATAACCGTAAGTTTATCGTCTCCACCAATATATTCGTTTGCCACTTTTATAACAGTATCGTCAGGTTTAAATCTTCTGTTTGCCTTTTTATAAGGTTCGGATATTTTTATAATCTGCTCAACAAACGGATATTTTGCTATTATCTGCTCTGTATCAATTAAAGAAACATCGCCTAAAAGCGCAATAACATTTTTATGCGCTCCATAGTTTATCTGAATTTCAAGGCCCTTTGACTCAAGGTCGCTTTTAATTTTTAAAATATCAGATGTTTTTATATCTGACTTTGTTGTTAGTACCATAACTTTATCCTCCTTAAAACATTTTTTGAAAAACAAAAAAGCAACTCAGGTATTTATGAGTTGCTTAAAAATTTTATAATCTTCCTTTTTAGAAATTACACAAACTCACAAATACATTTTTTAAAACAACCAAAGAAAGCCGCAAAACAAAAAAGATATGCAGCAAAAAAGTTATAATAAAAGTTGTTTACAAAAATGTCAGCCATACTATGTGTCCTTTCATAAAAATTTACTTAATTATATTCCCATTATTTTTATATGTCAATAGAAAATTTACTTTTTTATAATTTATACTATCCTTAATTTCCTAAGCAACATATATAAGACAAATACTATCACACCGTTAGCCATTGTTTTAATTAAATTAAACGGAAGCATAACAGGGACAAGCATATTTACAACTGCTTTAGCAGGAACTCCCATAAAAATCGGAGTAAACCACACATTCCATAAAAGCATTATAAGCGTAGAAACCATAGCACCGAATATAAGGGCAACTGCCAAGCCTCTTATATTCCTTACTCTTCTATAAATGAAGCCTGAAATCAAAACATAAAAACCTGTTGCAAGAATATGCATAATAATACCGATTATCCCACTTGAAGCACTTACTGTTATCCCCTGTATAACCGATACAACAAGGGTTACTAAAACCCCTGCACAAGGTCCGTAAATCAAAGTGGCAATAAGAATGGGAACATCTGCAAAATCATATTCTAAAAAAACTGCTCCAGGCCATGGAAGACGAATAAGCATTACAAGAATAACAGATATTGCTGATAACATAGAAAGGGTTACCATTTTTTTTGTATTTAATTGTCTGGCATTTAGCATTATAACTCCTCCAATAAAAAAACTCTGCAAAAATATGCAGAGAGTAAAAA is a genomic window of Clostridia bacterium containing:
- a CDS encoding glutamine--tRNA ligase/YqeY domain fusion protein, which codes for MEEMSSNFIHEIIDEDLSKNPELKIHTRFPPEPNGYLHIGSAKAIYINYMTAKKYNGLFNLRYDDTNPAKEDDEYVNSIREDLEWLGATPEGGIFYGSDYFDKCYEYAIKLIKDKKAYVCNLSADEMREYRGTLTEPGKNSPYRERSVEENLKLFEEMKEGKFKEGECTLRAKIDMASPNMNLRDPAIYRITYKNHHRQGDKWCIYPLYDFAHPIQDALEGITHSLCSLEFENHRPLYDWVIDNIGFTKKPHQYEFARLNVSNTVMSKRYLRELVFDNYVDGWDDPRMPTLCGLRRRGYTPSSIFEFVKRAGISKAYSLVDIRLLEHCIREELNLTAPRKIAVLEPLKVTITNYDEDKVEYFEVSNNPNDESAGTRKVPFTNTIYVEKSDFMEEPVAKFHRLKPDGEVRLMGAYIIKLNEIIKDENGEVIELKCTADLETGGKNPADGRKIKGTIHWVSSKFAIDSEIRIYDNLFTKENLIELDDDDSYLNYLNPESLKVLKGCKLEPSLNDVNKGERFQFVRNGYFTKDTKNDNVFIRITNLKDSFKPQQ
- a CDS encoding chorismate mutase, which gives rise to MNLDNLRKEIDKVDSELKNLFLKRMELVHEVYLYKKENNLPVKNEERENLILEERTKDQVWFKDETKEFFKYLIDISCKYQEQKLNPANKVDSSFLHIGEDEFLKGITKVAYQGINGSYGSEMAKILFPDKSYINKTTFYDVCKSIIDKEADCGILPLENLSAGSVSEVYDLIYENDLTIVKSSELKIDHSLLGIGKLEDIKKVKSHPQALCQCSKFITDNGYIKEEGINTALSAFEVSNLKDSSIGAICNKVNAKLYNLNVLKENISDIKDNKTRFIVVTKKKIIVGNPQKISLVFTLPHKVGSLARVLGDFSNNSFNLTNIESRPVKSHNWEYRFYVDIEGSLLNENTLAHLEKISYLFEEIKITGNY
- the gltX gene encoding glutamate--tRNA ligase, whose amino-acid sequence is MDYKDLAQILFPDINLTMEDYEKKYPERNLKEGAKVTRIAPSPTGFMHLGNLFGAITDERLAHLSDGVFFLRIEDTDLKRQVEGGVETIIKVFEQFGLNFDEGVTLDGEKGDYGPYRQRQREKIYKTYAKHLVSQGLAYPCFCTEEELEEMRKTQEANKENFGYYGKYAKYRNFPLEEAAKKVQNGEPYVLRFKSFGNPENKVKHTDLIKGLIEMPENDQDIVLLKSDGIPTYHFAHVIDDHLMRTTIVVRGEEWLATLPIHLQLFDTLGFKKPKFAHTAQLMKMDGESKRKLSKRKDPELALSYYSEVGYPVPSVIEYLLTLLNSNFEEWRIANPNEPYTKFNFTTKKMSVSGSLFDINKLRDVSKNVVATMDAKEVYDYVTGWAKEYDKDFYELLTRDEKYTTDILNIGRGGKKPRKDIAVWSEVKDYMGFFFDELFDEEYDFPQNISKEDIALVLSEYKNSYKEREDMNDWFNDICEVGSKLGFAPTTKDYKENPEKYKGNPGDVSQIIRVAMTGRQNSPDLYSVMNILGYDKVINRLEKAVKGVK
- a CDS encoding AAA family ATPase, with protein sequence MYKYGLTGMPLGHSMSKIIHEEILKIKNIDGKYSLLENDNLDKSFKEVLTNLDGFNVTIPYKKDIIKYLDVCSDEVKLYNVCNTVKILDNVKAGYNTDVYGFNDTLLKNSVNLKGKKVLVLGNGGVSTLIVLEAVLKDADVYISGRNKDKIYELINFVFLKTGVKPKYIKKEDIDYFDVMINGTSLGMYPNVFDSFIPLEKLKNISVVFDVIYNPYKTLMLRVAEYYGNKGISGLNMLVAQAVKAQEIFNDITLSEDEFLKVLNKAKENIPPFKVDKNIILIGAPASGKTSISREIAKIFNMQFIDIDQLIAEKEGMTINEIFEKKGEKYFREKEREVFLESIKNKGRVISTGGGLAEYFNLNSINKEENIIVYIDVNKDILFNRIKGDTTRPLLKDDKNKLFEIIERRHPVYKECCSLSQKVEKEENIKDTTVKIIDKIISKI
- a CDS encoding SDR family oxidoreductase produces the protein MNVPLKVDLKDKVAVVTGGGGILCAVMAKAIAACGAKVAILDLREEAAQKVADEITAEGGVAIGVACNVLSTEACEAAKAIVNEKLGSVDILINGAGGNHPRGNTTNEYYSKADVMNPDVISFYDLSPENIQFVFNLNFVGTLIPTQVFSKDMVDKDDASIINISSMSAYSPLTKVSAYSAAKAAISNFTQWLATHFSTTNIRVNAIAPGFFVTAQNRDLLKNPDGSWTARSEKILAGTPMKRMGEAEELLGGLLFLLCKEASGFINGIILPIDGGFNAYCGV